The genomic segment TGAGGAAACGAGGCAAAGGGCAGACCTTTGCCTTTCTTATACACAAAATACGTGTCAAAAAAGGAGAGGATAGCAGATGAGACAAGTAGAAACGGAAAACCTGTTGCTGAACCAAGCCATTCCTGTATTTGAAGAATGGCTTTCGATGCGGGGGATGAGTGGGGAAACGATGAGAGGTTACCTCGTCGACATCAACCAATTCAACCGCTGGATGACGTCAAAGTCCAACAGTCCCGTGTTTGTGGATGAAATCACCGCGCGGCACGTGGAGGAGTTTGTCAGCTACCTGACCAATGAACGAGGCTGCAAGCCGAGAACGGTGAACCGCAAAATCAATGCTCTATCAACCTTTTTCCAATGCATGAAGAAAAAGAAGATACTGTCCGAAAATCCTCTTGAAGACTTCGAGCGTGTCAAAGTGCCGGATTCGGAGCGCATCTACCTCAGCCGGGAAGAGGTGGAAGCCATCATTCAGGCGATTGACCATCCGGTTCTGCACTATTTTGCGATGACGATGGCGTACACGGGACTTCGAGTGAGTGAATGCATCAACCTCACGCTGCATGACGTCAACCTAGAGGGCGGATATATCCAAGTCATCAACGGAAAGGGCGGGAAGAACCGGACCGTGCCGATGAGCGATAGGCTGAAATCGAAATTGCAGGAATACTTGAAGTTCCATCGACCAAAGACCGATTCTCTCTTCTTTTTCGCTCTCAAAAAGACAGGAACGGTCAGCGACCAATACGTCAACCGAGTCCTGAAAGAGGCGTGCAAGAAGGCAGGAATCACGAAACACGTCACCAGCCACATTCTCCGCCACTCCTTCGCCAGCTATCTGGTCAAGAAGGACACGCACGTGGCGGTCATTCAGCGCCTGCTGGGACATGCCAGCGTCAAAACCACGTCTGTCTATTTGCATGTTCATCCAAATGACCTCAAAGAAGCCGTCAACCAAATTGATTTCTAAGGAGGAATGGACAAATGACAACGATTGACCCATCGGTATATGAGGACCCGAAAATCAGCCAAACTCTTGCCATGTTGGCAGAAGGAAAGACAAAAGAGGAGATAGTGAAACATTTCGGCAACAAGAACTGGTCAACCATCGACATGTATTTCAGACGGAAAGGGTTCCGCTGGAACGGCAAAACGTTTGAGCCGCGAGGAGAAGGAGGGACGGATGCGGTGGAGGAAGCCCGTTTCCTCCCGACAAAGGCGGCGCAGATAGTCAGGCAGTTGTCACAAAAGTATGCGGACATCAGGCAGGTCGCCATCAAAAACGGCTTTTCCACCATCGAAGAGATGGGAGAATACATGAAGGCGCAAGGGTATGTGTGGAACAGCGACACCAACAACTACGAATACGATGAAAACATGGCGAAAAAACAGCGAGTGCAATCCAAACATACGCAAGGCAAAGCATCCGGAAAGGTAGAAGGGCTGCCGGACGAGTATCGGGACTTGTTGGAGTATTTGCTGGACAAGAAGGAACGATTGTACGAGCTACTAGAGCCGCAGAACAGCGGTACGCTTCCGCGCTACAAGTTCAAAGGAGCCAAAGCCAACAAGACGCTGGGGCTTCCGACCTCCTTGCAGACCTTGCTGAATGATTTCAGCAAGGAGTTCAACGTCACACAGAGGGACATCATCGAGGTTGCTTTGGCGGAGTTTTTCAAAAAGTACGGATACGAAGAGCAATTGAACAGCGTACTGCAAGCCTAGCGGGGAATGGGAAAACCATCCCCGCTTTTTTCGTTGTTTGCCTCTTGAGTTCCCGACCAACCCGGTGTCCCGGCGAAAAATGGGGTATTTGAAAGATTGATAGAAAAGTAGGTAACTTGTGAGGAGATAGGGGGTTAACCGTATTAAGGCGTTTGGTGTTCTATTTTTTGTTGGTTCTTGTCCTATTTTCTGGAGTTTGTGACGAGTTTCTACATATTATATATAGTCTTTTATTTTACAAGGTCCTTTTTCTTCTCTTTTTTTCTATCGGGTTTTACGGGGTTTTCGGGATTTGGATTGTTCATCTCCATTTTTTCATTTTGAAGGTTCCGGTCCCTCCCGGTTTTGTCGGGACTTTTCTTTTTTTCCTATTACAGCTTTCACTCATCTTTTCCTAAGCTCTTCCACAAACTACTCTTTTTTCACTCGTTTTTTACTAAGCTACCAACTGAAGAAATCGCCAAATCCCTTGTGCCCGTTGGGGTTGAGGGGCACTCAAAAAAGCCAAAATTCCAGGTTAGGTTTGTGCCATTAACAGTACACAAGCTGAAGTTAAATTCAACAAAGAAGTTAAAGAAGTAAAACCTGCTAACTTCAAAGTTACAGATAAAGATGGTAACCTAGTTTTTGTTAGTAAAGTAGAATTGAATGAAGCTAAAGATGTTGCTACATTAACATTCTTTGATAAATTTGCTGACAAAGGTATTTATACTGTAGAAGTATCAAACGTAAAAGATGTTGATGGCAATGTAATGAAAACAGCTACAGAAGCTTTCATATACTTAGCAGCAGATGTTGCTAAAGTAGAATTTACACAAACAACAGTTGCTCCAGGAACAGATTTAAAAACTGTTGTTAAAGTAACTGACAAGTTAGGTAGAGATGTTTCAGGCGAAGTTCTCGTGGAATTTGAATCATCAAATACTGATGTAGTAGGAAACGACGGAAAAGTTGGTAATAAAGCAAATGCTGATGGAAAATCAGCTATTGTAGTATCTAAAGTTAAAGTTGGAGATAGTTACGTAAAATCAGCTCCTACAACTATTAAGGTTAAGGATGCTTTAGAAGCTACATTTGTAGGATTTAACATTTATACAGGAACAAACACAGTTAAAACAACAGAAGCATTTGAAAAGTTAGAAGCTGACGAGAAAGCAGATTTTGTTTATGTAGATGATTATGATAATAATGGAGCTGCAACTAAAAAATTAGTTCTTTACTATAAAGACCAATATGGTAAGAGCCTGCCTGCAGCAGAGAATAACTTAACCGTTACTAACGTAACCCCAGCTATTGTTATAGTTGAAGCTGATGGGACTATAAAACCAATCTCAGCAGGAGAAGGATATGTTAAAGTAAAAGCAAATGACAAATTAGAACATACTATCAAAATAGTAGTAAGAGCAAAATCAGAAATTGCTACTATGGAATTAGATAAGACTGACGTATCCGTAGTTGCAGGACAGGAAGCAACAGTTAAAGTAGATTTCAAAGACCAGTTCGGAACAAAAGTTGACAAGGCTCCAACTGTTAAATCAGCTGCAAGTACAATCGCAACTGCAACACCTGCAGAAAATTCCGTAGTAATCCATGGAGTTAAAGAAGGAACAACAACTGTAGCCGTAAGCTACAAAGTAAATGACGACCTTACACTAAAAGAAACAATCAACGTAACAGTAGTAAAAGCTGGTGAACTAGCAACATACGAAGCAGTAGTTGACGCTACTAAGTTAGATGTTAGTAACGATAATGACGATAAAGATAAATTACCAAAGGGTACAGATGTAGTAGTTAACGAAATTGATGTTAATGGAAATAAAATTGGTGCAGTTAAAAACACTAATATCACATTGACTGAAGTAGATAAAGATGGTAAAGAAATTAAAGAAGAAGATAAAAAATTATTAACTATTACAGACAATAAAAAAGTTACAGCAAAAGCAGCTGGAACAGCATATGTTGAAGTAAAAGTTGGTTCATTAGTAATCGACACATTAGAATTTGAAGTAGTTAAAACTGCTCCATTTGCTAAAACAGCAGAAGTAGAAAACTTAACATTATCCGAGAAAATCAGTGGAGTTAAAGATACTGAACTTGATAAAGTTATCAAAGCTAATGTAGTTCTTAAAGACCAATACGGTAATGTGATGAAAGGTACTGATAATAAAAACATACAACCTGATACTATAAAATACACATTAACAAACGCTGATGGAGTTTCAGTTAAAGATGATAAAATTGAAGGAATTAAGAAAGATAAAGCATTAGTTGATGTAGTATTAACTGAAGTAAAAACAACTGCTACAAGTGATAAAAACTTATTAGCAGCACCAGTAGTAATTAAACTAATGGTAAATGCTACTGAAGTTGAAACAGAACAAGAACTTAAAGACGCTATTGTTGAAGGAAACTTCATTGTATTAACAGAAGATATAGGATTAACTAAAACGTTAGACGTTAATAAAGCAGTAATAATTGATGGTGCAGATAATACTTTAACTGGTACTGTAATTATTTCTGCTGATGATGTAACACTTAAAAACTTAACTGTTGACAAAGCAATGGGAACCCCAGGAAATTGGGAAAGCAATAATGCATTTGCAATTCAAGCTTATAAGGTAACAGGAATAGTACTTGAAAATGTAACTATGACTAATGCTAATGCTGGACTATTAGTTAACGGTTCAAAAGTTGAAGTCGTTAATGGAAAATCAGTTAATAACCCATTTGGTGGAATCGAAGTATCTAAAGGCCAAGGTGTAGAACCAGAACCAAAATTAACTGTAAACGGATTTACTCATGATACTATAAAGACACCAGCTATTTGGATTGATGAACCAAATGCAGCTGGAGACGTAAATTGGGTTGTAGGATCAGGGTTAGAAGCACAATATTTAGTAAAAGCAAAAGGTGATGGTACTACTACTAAATATGAAAATTTTGCTGCAGCTGAAACTGCAAAAGATGTAGAAGAAGGTAGCGGTACTCTACAAATTTGGTTTGGCGGACAACCAGATAGCGAAGCAGAAGAAGCAGAAGTAGAAACACCAGAAGCTTAATAATAAGTTCCAAGAACATCTCACAGGTAGAAATACTTGTGGGATGTTTTTTAATCCATATTCTCTAATATTGACATAAAAAACACTTGTCCACTTCAAAAAGTCCATCCAGGTATAAAACAGGTCTAAACTTAATGAAATAAGCCACAAAGTTACTAAAATTTGTAATGGAAAGTTAAGTATGTAAGTAAGAAAACTAGAACTAATAGTAGAAAAAAAAAGAAAGGCATGACAAATAAGCCTTCAGGAAGGGTAAGAAAACAATATTTATAAATAAGGGTTGTCCTAAGCTACTCTATCGTATCTATGGTAGAGTCCATTTAGTACAGGAGTAGTTTTAATTTTTCTCAATTGTTATCTGGCATAAGTTATGCTAAAATATAGCAAAAGAGGTGAGTTGCTATGAAGGCTATTATTGTAATATCTATATCAATTGCATTACTATACGGTACAGAGGTATTTTTCTGGGCTGCCTTAATCAATGGGCTGGCTCATTTAATCTTTAATTATATGAAAGCATACATTGCTGCAATACCAGCTATGAAGAAGTTCGAAATGGCTGTAGAAGAGTTAACTGCAAGAGGAGCTTCTGATGAGGAAATTGCTGCACTAGAGAGTTTTCCTGTAGAGTCGGAGGATGAGCTGAGAGTTCCTAAGTGGCTTACGTTGGTTAACAGCATAACCTCATATATGATTTTAGTATTTATTTTAATAGGAATAGTTACTAGAATATTTTAGAAATGCAAAAAAGACCAGATGGACAAGGGAAAAAAATCCCGAGTCTATTTTATTTTCACAATAGTAACTTTGCCTTCCTATTTCTATATATAAAGTAGGAGGGGATAAAAATGAGATTTGAAGAACTTAGTAAAGAGCATCAAGATTTTTTAATGTATTGTTTATCAGATTATATTAAAAGCAAGATTAGAAGGGGATCTATGGATGGCATAATATTTCCAAGCTATGATGAGTATAAGGACTTCTTTAATGAGTTTGATGAAGACTATGAAATAGTTGATGGGCTTCCAGAATCGGAGGCTGCTAATCCGTTTTCTGTAAAGTTTAGAGTGGTATTGGAAGTAGATAAGTAAAAAGAGCACCCTGGCTGGATTGTGATAATCTGCTGGGGTATTTTTTATTGACAGGAATATATTGGTATAGTATAATGTAATCATAATAGCTAACAAGCATAAATGAAAGGGGTAATAATATGATAAACTTTAGCTTCAATTCAAAAGCAAACGGAGTACCAATCTTATCAAAAGATGATATTGAATATATTGCTGGAATGATTTTAGAGGATTATAAGCCAAGCTTGCTATCAGAACCTGCAGCTTTGGATGTTGAACACCTATCAGAGTGCTATGCAGGCCTAGAAGTGGACTATAAAGACTTAACTCATAATAGGTCTATACTTGGGATGATTGTCTTTAATGATGGATATGTACCAGTGTATGATGCAGAAAGAAATAAGGCTGAAAGACTAGCCGTAGAAGAAGGAACTATCCTTATAGACAGTAGTCTGCTTGAAGATGATCAAAGAAGAAGAGGAAGGTTTACCCATTGCCATGAAGTTGCACACTGGTTCTTACACAGGAATAAATATTTGGTAGATAAGAACCAGTTGAATTTATTTGACTTAATGCCTGAGGACAGAATAACTGCAATTAAATGCCGCACCACAGATATTGAATCCACAGGTAGAAAACAATTAGTAACTGACGATGATTGGATGGAATGGCAAGCAGATTACCTTGCATCAGCTCTATTAATGCCTGAGAAGCCACTACAAGAAGCAATTGCTAGGTATTCAAGGTATCTGGGAATAGATAAGCTATATGATAAAAATGGTAAGGTAGATATCTATACAGGGTTTTGGTCAGATGGGGTAGCTAGTTTGATAGCAGATTCTTTTGACGTTTCTTTAACAGCAGCGAAGATAAGACTAAAAAATATAGCCCCAAAAAATAACAAAGAACAGTTCTCTATAATATAAAAGAAAGGAGAAAACAATGAATAAATTTGGAAAGTATATTTCTGAAAAAAGGAAGGATAATGGTATTACTTTAAGAGGCATGGCAGATTTACTTGACTTTTCAGCCCCCTATTGGAGTGATATCGAGAAAGGAAGAAGGAACCCCCCTAATATTGAAAAGCTTGAGGAAGCTGCAGAAATATT from the Xylanivirga thermophila genome contains:
- a CDS encoding tyrosine-type recombinase/integrase, translated to MRQVETENLLLNQAIPVFEEWLSMRGMSGETMRGYLVDINQFNRWMTSKSNSPVFVDEITARHVEEFVSYLTNERGCKPRTVNRKINALSTFFQCMKKKKILSENPLEDFERVKVPDSERIYLSREEVEAIIQAIDHPVLHYFAMTMAYTGLRVSECINLTLHDVNLEGGYIQVINGKGGKNRTVPMSDRLKSKLQEYLKFHRPKTDSLFFFALKKTGTVSDQYVNRVLKEACKKAGITKHVTSHILRHSFASYLVKKDTHVAVIQRLLGHASVKTTSVYLHVHPNDLKEAVNQIDF
- a CDS encoding right-handed parallel beta-helix repeat-containing protein; amino-acid sequence: MNEAKDVATLTFFDKFADKGIYTVEVSNVKDVDGNVMKTATEAFIYLAADVAKVEFTQTTVAPGTDLKTVVKVTDKLGRDVSGEVLVEFESSNTDVVGNDGKVGNKANADGKSAIVVSKVKVGDSYVKSAPTTIKVKDALEATFVGFNIYTGTNTVKTTEAFEKLEADEKADFVYVDDYDNNGAATKKLVLYYKDQYGKSLPAAENNLTVTNVTPAIVIVEADGTIKPISAGEGYVKVKANDKLEHTIKIVVRAKSEIATMELDKTDVSVVAGQEATVKVDFKDQFGTKVDKAPTVKSAASTIATATPAENSVVIHGVKEGTTTVAVSYKVNDDLTLKETINVTVVKAGELATYEAVVDATKLDVSNDNDDKDKLPKGTDVVVNEIDVNGNKIGAVKNTNITLTEVDKDGKEIKEEDKKLLTITDNKKVTAKAAGTAYVEVKVGSLVIDTLEFEVVKTAPFAKTAEVENLTLSEKISGVKDTELDKVIKANVVLKDQYGNVMKGTDNKNIQPDTIKYTLTNADGVSVKDDKIEGIKKDKALVDVVLTEVKTTATSDKNLLAAPVVIKLMVNATEVETEQELKDAIVEGNFIVLTEDIGLTKTLDVNKAVIIDGADNTLTGTVIISADDVTLKNLTVDKAMGTPGNWESNNAFAIQAYKVTGIVLENVTMTNANAGLLVNGSKVEVVNGKSVNNPFGGIEVSKGQGVEPEPKLTVNGFTHDTIKTPAIWIDEPNAAGDVNWVVGSGLEAQYLVKAKGDGTTTKYENFAAAETAKDVEEGSGTLQIWFGGQPDSEAEEAEVETPEA
- a CDS encoding ImmA/IrrE family metallo-endopeptidase — protein: MINFSFNSKANGVPILSKDDIEYIAGMILEDYKPSLLSEPAALDVEHLSECYAGLEVDYKDLTHNRSILGMIVFNDGYVPVYDAERNKAERLAVEEGTILIDSSLLEDDQRRRGRFTHCHEVAHWFLHRNKYLVDKNQLNLFDLMPEDRITAIKCRTTDIESTGRKQLVTDDDWMEWQADYLASALLMPEKPLQEAIARYSRYLGIDKLYDKNGKVDIYTGFWSDGVASLIADSFDVSLTAAKIRLKNIAPKNNKEQFSII